One window from the genome of Tachypleus tridentatus isolate NWPU-2018 chromosome 11, ASM421037v1, whole genome shotgun sequence encodes:
- the LOC143231847 gene encoding uncharacterized protein LOC143231847 has product MKMDNKLTLVLLLVATTLVESYPHRKRFGGALRNFGAGVGGGVGGGVGIGKGGVSAGFGGGFGGGFGTGQGGGGGKGSGFGAGFGGGQGGGGAGSGFGAGFGGGQGGGGKGSGFGAGFGGGQGGGGKGSGFGAGFGGGQGGGGTGSGFGAGFGGGQGSGKGGGFGAGFGAGFGAGFGKGRK; this is encoded by the exons ATGAAGATGGACAACAAACTGACACTTGTCTTATTATTGGTTGCGACAACATTGGTAGAATCTTATCCACATCGAAAACGTTTCGGTGGTGCTCTTCGCAATTTCGGAGCAGGAGTAGGAGGCGGTGTTGGTGGTGGTGTTGGTATTGGTAAAGGAGGAGTTAGTGCAGGCTTTGGTGGTGGTTTTGGTGGTGGTTTTGGTACTGGTCAAGGAGGCGGAGGCGGCAAAGGCAGTGGATTCGGAGCCGGTTTTGGTGGCGGACAGGGTGGTGGTGGAGCGGGTAGTGGATTCGGAGCCGGTTTTGGTGGCGGACAGGGCGGAGGTGGTAAAGGCAGTGGATTCGGAGCCGGTTTTGGTGGCGGACAGGGTGGTG GTGGCAAAGGTAGTGGATTCGGAGCCGGTTTTGGTGGCGGACAGGGTGGTGGTGGAACGGGTAGTGGATTCGGCGCCGGCTTCGGTGGCGGACAGGGTAGTGGCAAAGGAGGAGGATTTGGAGCAGGATTCGGTGCAGGATTTGGAGCAGGATTTGGAAAAGGGCGTAAATGA
- the LOC143231846 gene encoding uncharacterized protein LOC143231846 — protein sequence MKMDNKLTLVLLLVATTLVESYPHRKRFGGALSNFGAGVGGGVGGGVRIGKGGVSAGFGGGFGAGFGTGQGGGGGKGSGFGAGFGGGQGGGGAGSGFGAGFGGGQGGGGAGSGFGAGFGGGQGGGGKGSGFGAGFGGGQGGGGTGSGFGAGFGGGQGSGKGGGFGAGFGAGFGAGFGKGRK from the coding sequence ATGAAGATGGACAACAAACTGACACTTGTCTTATTATTGGTTGCGACAACATTGGTAGAATCTTATCCACATCGAAAACGTTTCGGTGGTGCTCTTAGCAATTTCGGAGCAGGAGTAGGAGGCGGTGTTGGTGGTGGTGTTCGTATTGGTAAAGGAGGAGTTAGTGCAGGCTTTGGTGGTGGTTTTGGTGCTGGCTTTGGTACTGGTCAAGGAGGCGGAGGCGGCAAAGGCAGTGGATTCGGAGCCGGTTTTGGTGGCGGACAGGGTGGTGGTGGAGCGGGTAGTGGATTCGGAGCCGGTTTTGGTGGCGGACAGGGTGGTGGTGGAGCGGGTAGTGGATTCGGAGCCGGTTTTGGTGGCGGACAGGGTGGAGGTGGCAAAGGTAGTGGATTCGGAGCCGGTTTTGGTGGCGGACAGGGTGGTGGTGGAACGGGTAGTGGATTCGGCGCCGGCTTCGGTGGCGGACAGGGTAGTGGCAAAGGAGGAGGATTTGGAGCAGGATTTGGTGCAGGATTTGGAGCAGGATTTGGAAAAGGGCGTAAATGA